From a single Fibrobacterota bacterium genomic region:
- a CDS encoding TIGR02147 family protein: MEPITAYADYRQYLRDFHAEQKRINPRYSHRLFARKASLASSGFFSEVVAGKRKLTQATVLRFSQAMKLGAAEQAYFECLVAFNHAKTVEEKNHRYARLMALRGTRVDIVGAERYEFYRHWWHAAIREQINCRSVKAESQQDFAAMGQSLQPAISAAQARRSVKLLLRLGFVERKPDGFLRQTNRFISTGSLEPSAPTTLDVDNFQLAMLDLARKALDSRPRSERDFSTLTLSLSAVGETAAKAEIAALRKRLLALAEQDRNADRVRQFNFQSFLLSKI; this comes from the coding sequence ATGGAACCCATCACCGCCTACGCCGATTACCGCCAGTACCTCCGTGATTTCCATGCGGAGCAGAAGCGCATCAATCCGCGCTATTCCCATCGCCTCTTCGCTCGCAAGGCATCGCTGGCCTCTTCGGGATTTTTCTCCGAAGTAGTCGCGGGCAAACGGAAGCTGACCCAAGCGACCGTCCTAAGGTTCAGCCAGGCGATGAAGCTGGGCGCCGCGGAACAGGCGTACTTCGAATGCCTGGTGGCTTTCAATCATGCCAAGACGGTCGAGGAAAAGAACCACCGCTATGCCCGCTTGATGGCGCTGCGCGGGACCCGCGTGGACATCGTCGGGGCCGAGCGCTACGAATTCTATCGCCACTGGTGGCATGCGGCGATCAGGGAGCAGATCAATTGCCGATCCGTGAAAGCGGAGTCCCAACAGGACTTCGCCGCGATGGGGCAAAGCCTCCAGCCCGCGATCAGCGCGGCCCAGGCCCGACGCTCGGTTAAGCTTCTCTTGAGGCTGGGCTTCGTCGAACGGAAGCCGGATGGATTCCTCCGGCAGACGAACCGTTTCATCTCGACCGGAAGCCTGGAGCCGAGCGCGCCCACCACCTTGGACGTGGACAATTTCCAATTGGCGATGCTGGACTTGGCCCGTAAGGCCCTGGATTCGCGGCCGCGATCGGAGCGGGATTTTTCCACGCTGACCTTATCCCTCTCCGCCGTCGGGGAGACCGCGGCCAAAGCGGAGATCGCCGCCTTGCGTAAACGCCTGTTGGCTTTGGCCGAACAGGATCGGAACGCCGACCGCGTCCGGCAATTCAACTTCCAATCCTTCCTTCTCTCAAAGATATGA
- a CDS encoding carboxypeptidase regulatory-like domain-containing protein: MPMRRIPIPGSKTILFISAILLLIGCLGGGGSGSETTLAGVTGRVVDAQGQPLEGAAVHIRPEEALSSGRLGTGGTGDDPAAAYTKADGTFLVEGLAAGDYNVECRASGGAALLQAHVKDTLVHLPDAVIRPTGAMRGRIAKPSEGEPRLGGAYVSIPGLPIGTFVQLIGVTDSSFVLGNIPAGVYTVAILPGYADDLARFKILDMPAIRVEPGDTTDLGSLILPLRAGPQDSAYLRDSAAFAAWVQANGITQDHGGIITNGVKGNRITMLWEIAIALTRLTPDIEALDQVDYVNFQAPEDSGRYTLAGAEELGHLHALRTLGLWEYRLEGDLDWLRSLTELEEISIGFAGLKTFPVAVEELPFLRTLMLDGDSLDVLPASVGKMKQLLYLDLSQSILVDLPSELSELRNLQELHLYGNRFASLPPAVLSLHSLRRLTLAENRLTTLPRELMAMPALRGLNVRGNRLCGLSQDWKDWLKYQDSLWYSKEDTSIYKWPKGTLDSGWEAGQHCAAP; encoded by the coding sequence ATGCCGATGCGCCGCATTCCCATCCCTGGATCGAAAACCATTCTATTCATATCGGCCATCCTGCTCCTGATCGGTTGCTTGGGCGGCGGAGGATCCGGATCCGAGACCACGCTGGCGGGCGTCACCGGGAGGGTGGTGGATGCGCAAGGGCAACCGCTGGAAGGCGCCGCCGTGCACATCCGGCCGGAAGAGGCATTGTCCTCGGGGCGGCTGGGGACAGGAGGAACCGGGGACGACCCGGCGGCCGCATACACGAAAGCGGACGGAACCTTCTTGGTAGAGGGATTGGCGGCGGGGGATTACAACGTCGAGTGCCGCGCTTCCGGCGGCGCGGCCCTGCTCCAGGCCCACGTGAAAGACACCTTGGTCCATCTCCCGGATGCGGTGATCCGTCCGACGGGAGCCATGCGGGGCCGGATCGCCAAGCCCTCGGAAGGAGAACCGCGATTGGGGGGCGCGTACGTTTCCATTCCCGGGTTGCCCATCGGAACATTCGTGCAACTGATAGGCGTAACCGATTCATCTTTCGTTCTCGGCAATATCCCCGCGGGCGTTTATACGGTGGCGATCCTGCCTGGTTACGCGGATGATTTGGCCCGATTCAAGATCCTGGATATGCCGGCCATCCGGGTCGAACCCGGGGATACGACCGACCTGGGATCCTTGATCCTGCCGTTACGCGCCGGCCCGCAGGATTCCGCCTACCTACGGGACTCCGCGGCTTTCGCCGCCTGGGTACAGGCGAACGGGATAACGCAGGATCACGGCGGCATCATCACGAACGGGGTGAAGGGGAACCGCATCACCATGCTGTGGGAAATCGCGATCGCCTTGACCCGGTTGACGCCCGATATCGAAGCCTTGGACCAGGTGGATTACGTGAACTTCCAGGCTCCGGAAGATTCGGGCCGGTATACCTTGGCGGGCGCCGAGGAGCTAGGGCACCTGCATGCGCTCCGCACCCTGGGGTTATGGGAATACCGGTTGGAGGGCGATCTGGATTGGCTCCGGTCGTTGACGGAGTTGGAAGAGATTTCGATCGGGTTCGCGGGGCTGAAGACATTCCCCGTTGCGGTGGAAGAGCTTCCTTTCCTGCGGACGCTCATGCTCGATGGCGACTCCCTGGACGTCCTGCCCGCGTCCGTGGGCAAGATGAAACAGTTGCTTTACCTGGATCTGAGCCAATCGATCCTGGTCGATTTGCCCTCGGAACTCTCGGAATTGCGGAACTTGCAAGAGCTTCATTTGTACGGGAACCGGTTCGCTTCCCTGCCCCCGGCGGTGTTGTCCCTGCATAGCCTACGGAGGCTTACCCTCGCCGAAAACCGGCTCACGACTCTGCCGCGGGAACTCATGGCCATGCCCGCCCTGCGGGGACTCAACGTGCGCGGGAACCGGTTATGCGGCCTTTCCCAGGATTGGAAGGATTGGCTGAAGTACCAGGATTCCCTCTGGTACAGCAAGGAGGATACTTCGATTTACAAGTGGCCCAAGGGAACGCTTGATTCGGGTTGGGAAGCCGGCCAGCACTGCGCGGCGCCGTGA